In a genomic window of Microterricola viridarii:
- a CDS encoding EI24 domain-containing protein, with protein sequence MLSDFFSGVGLLLRGFGFWRRRPGVMLLGLVPAAIVFALMLAALIALGANLPSLVVWLTPFDDAWPEPWPTIIASALGAVLLGGAIVLAAVTFTALTLAVGDPFYERIWRAAEQELGEVPEAGAGFWRAVRSSLALLGMGVLTALLVVLAGFVPLLGAALAPTLGIVLSGRLLAVELSSRAFEARGIPGAGQRALRRGIRWELLGFGVATQLLFMVPLGAVFTMPAAVAGSTFLAGRALDAARPAGRNTP encoded by the coding sequence GTGCTCAGCGACTTCTTCTCCGGCGTCGGCCTGTTGCTGCGCGGATTCGGGTTCTGGCGCCGCCGCCCGGGCGTCATGCTGCTCGGGCTGGTGCCGGCCGCGATCGTGTTCGCGCTGATGCTCGCCGCGCTCATCGCCCTCGGCGCCAACCTGCCGTCACTCGTGGTGTGGCTGACTCCCTTCGACGACGCCTGGCCGGAGCCCTGGCCGACGATCATCGCCTCCGCGCTCGGGGCCGTGCTGCTCGGTGGCGCGATCGTCCTGGCCGCCGTCACCTTCACGGCGCTCACCCTCGCCGTCGGCGACCCGTTCTACGAGCGCATCTGGCGCGCGGCCGAGCAAGAACTGGGCGAGGTGCCCGAGGCCGGCGCCGGATTCTGGCGGGCCGTGCGCAGCTCGCTCGCCCTCCTCGGCATGGGCGTTCTCACCGCCCTGCTCGTGGTGCTCGCCGGCTTCGTCCCGCTGCTCGGTGCTGCGCTCGCGCCGACGCTCGGCATCGTGCTCTCCGGCCGGCTGCTCGCCGTCGAGTTGAGCTCGCGGGCCTTCGAGGCGCGCGGCATCCCGGGTGCCGGGCAACGCGCGCTCCGCCGCGGCATCCGCTGGGAGCTGCTCGGCTTCGGCGTGGCCACCCAGCTGCTGTTCATGGTTCCGCTGGGGGCCGTCTTCACGATGCCGGCGGCCGTTGCCGGCTCCACCTTCTTGGCCGGCAGGGCGCTGGACGCCGCCCGCCCGGCCGGGCGCAACACTCCCTAG
- a CDS encoding VOC family protein, producing the protein MANLVVHFEIHASEPQRLIDFYSSLFGWTFTRFGEMEYWSISTGEGSIGMDRSPGLGINGGMTKRMGAGPEVGAPVNGCDFVVGVDDIDALFAKGIALGAIEALPLDDMPGIGRVGYLLDPDHNVFGMISPVLSDGTDVTIPMGPS; encoded by the coding sequence TTTGAGATCCACGCATCGGAGCCCCAGCGGCTCATCGACTTCTACTCGAGCCTGTTCGGCTGGACATTCACCAGGTTCGGCGAGATGGAGTACTGGTCGATCTCGACCGGCGAGGGGTCGATCGGGATGGACAGGTCGCCGGGCCTGGGCATCAACGGCGGCATGACCAAGCGGATGGGCGCGGGGCCCGAAGTCGGCGCGCCCGTGAACGGCTGCGACTTCGTCGTCGGTGTTGACGACATCGACGCCCTGTTCGCGAAGGGGATCGCACTCGGCGCGATCGAGGCGCTGCCGCTCGACGACATGCCGGGAATCGGCCGTGTTGGCTACCTGCTCGACCCCGACCACAACGTGTTCGGCATGATCTCACCTGTGCTCTCCGACGGCACCGACGTCACCATCCCGATGGGCCCCAGCTAG